Within the bacterium genome, the region GCGTCCTTTCTCTCGGTTCCATGTCGCGAGCGCTGATCACGAGCGCCACGCGGCCTGTCTTGTAGATGAAAACAACCAGTACGTAACGGCCGGCGTCGGTCTGACCATAAGCGTGGTACAGATCCTCGCCCTCGACCCTGC harbors:
- a CDS encoding BrnT family toxin, producing MRVDDILWLPRFIDKVESKHGILPEEVEEVFCDRPKYRRAQRGRVEGEDLYHAYGQTDAGRYVLVVFIYKTGRVALVISARDMEPRERTRHARK